In Canis lupus familiaris isolate Mischka breed German Shepherd chromosome 5, alternate assembly UU_Cfam_GSD_1.0, whole genome shotgun sequence, a genomic segment contains:
- the CARMIL2 gene encoding capping protein, Arp2/3 and myosin-I linker protein 2 isoform X9 yields the protein MAQTPDGGISCELRGEITRFLWPKEAELLLQTWLPEREGAERGHVLALLRWRAYLLHTCLPLRVDCTFSYLEVQAMALQETPPQVTFELESLPELVLEFPGVAALEQLAQHIAAAIKKVFPCSTLGKLFRRPTSPSMLARLERSSPSEDTVPSSPCGGFLETYEALCDYNGFPFREEIQWDVDTIYHRQGCRHFSLCDFSHLGSRDLALSVAALSYNLWFQCLSCVDMKLSLEVSEQILHMMSQSSHLEELVLENCGLRGDFVRRLAQALAGHSSSALRELSLNGNLLDDRGVTALSRHLEHRPGALRRLGLAHTGLTPRGMRSLGRALAANVAFDSALTHLDLSGNPGALGASQDHGGLYAFLSRPNVLTFLNLAATDAALDTVRGGPRGASGGAGRGGAGRGGGGAAAVPVAHTLLPQLFAALARGCCPSLRHLDASRNVFSRTKSRAAPAALQRFLSRAGTLRHLGLAGCRLPPDALRALLEGLALNTHTGDLHLDLSACELRSAGAQVIQDLVCDAGAVSSLDLADNGFGSDMVTLVLAIGRSRSLRHVALGRNFNVRCKETLDDVLHRIVQLMQDDDCPLQSLSVAESRLKQASSVLLRALGTNPNLTALDISGNAMGDTGAKMLAKALRVNTRLRSVVWDRNHTSALGLLDVAQALEQNRSLKAMPLPLNDVAQAHRSRPELTARAVHQIQACLLRNNRADHASSDRMPRPRPPGLVSDPSEQEVNELCQSVQEHMELLGCGAGPQGEAAVHQAEDAIQNANFSLSILPILYEAGSSPSHQWQLRQKLEGLLGQVGEVCRKDIQDFTQATLDTTRSLCPQMLQGPRWREQLEGVLVGSRGLPELLPEHLLQDAFTRLRDMRLSVTGTLAESIVAQALEGLNAARDRLVENLARQATVAMPLAIPALDGGETSPLGPGELEGLFFPEEVKEKQEDEEEQKDDSPPQKWPESSQCLHLVPSTHSAAEEPEPELAAPGEDAEPQAGPSARGSPSPAAPGPQAGPLPRMDLPPSGQPLRHPTRARPRPRRQHHHRPPPGGPQVPPALPQEGNGLSARVDEGVEEFFSKRLIQQDRLWVPEEDPANEGGATPVPRTLRKKLGTLFAFKKPRSTRGPRPDLETSPGAAPRTRKTTLGDLLRPPARPGRGEEPGGAEGGTSSPDPARRSRPRYTRESKAYSMILLPAEEEEETLGARPDKRRPLERGDTELAPSFEQRVQVMLQRIGVSRSSGSAEGKRKQSKDGEIKKAGSDGDIMDSSTEAPPISIKSRTHSVSADPSCRPGPGGQGPESTSWKTLGQQLNAELRGRGWGQQDGPGPPSPCPSPSPRRASPSPDSLGLPEDPCLGPRNEDGQLRPRPLSAGRRAVSVHEDQLQAPVERPLRLQRSPVLKRRPKLEAPSSPSLGSGLGTQPPPPQPTEPSSPEPTPPSPATDQRGGGPNP from the exons ATGGCCCAGACCCCCGACGGCGGCATCTCGTGCGAGCTGAGAG GCGAGATCACCAGGTTCCTGTGGCCCAAGGAGGCCGAGCTGCTGCTGCAGACCTGGCTACCCGAGCGGGAGGGTGCTGAGCGAGGTCATGTCCTG GCGCTGCTACGATGGCGAGCCTACCTGCTCCACACCTGCCTCCCGCTGAGG GTGGACTGCACATTCAGCTACCTGGAGGTCCAGGCCATGGCGCTGCAGGAGACACCCCCTCAG gtgaCTTTTGAGCTAGAGTCCCTGCCTGAGCTGGTCCTGGAGTTTCCTGGTGTGGCTGCCCTGGAACAGCTGGCCCAGCACATTGCTGCAGCCATCAAGAAGGTCTTCCCTTGCTCCACCCTTGG gaagCTATTCCGGAGGCCCACGTCCCCCTCCATGCTGGCTCGCCTGGAGAGAAGCAGCCCCTCTGAGGACACTGTGCCCAGCAGCCCCTGTG GTGGCTTCTTGGAGACATACGAGGCCCTGTGTGACTACAACGGCTTCCCTTTCCGAGAGGAGATTCAGTGG GATGTGGACACCATCTACCATCGTCAGGGCTGTCGCCACTTCAGTCTATGCGACTTCAGCCATCTGGGCAGTCG ggACCTGGCCTTGAGTGTGGCTGCCCTGTCCTACAACCTATGGTTCCAATGCCTCTCCTGTGTGGACATGAAGCTG AGCCTTGAGGTCTCAGAACAGATTCTGCACATGATGAGTCAGTCGTCCCACCTGGAGGAGCTAGTGCTAGAGAACTGTGGCCTGAGAGG AGACTTTGTCCGGCGACTGGCCCAGGCACTGGCCGGGCACTCAAGCTCTGCCCTCCGGGAACTTAGCCTAAATGGGAACCTGCTGGACGACCGAG GCGTGACTGCTCTCAGCAGACACCTGGAGCATCGCCCAGGAGCCCTAAGGAGGCTCGGCCTGGCGCACACAGGGTTGACCCCGAGAG GAATGAGGTCTCTGGGCCGCGCACTGGCTGCCAATGTGGCCTTTGACAGCGCCCTGACCCACCTGGACCTTTCCGGGAACCCCGGGGCGCTGGGGGCCTCGCAGGACCACGGG GGCCTCTACGCTTTCCTGAGCCGTCCTAATGTCCTGACGTTCCTGAACCTCGCGGCCACCGACGCCGCCCTGGACACTGTGAGaggcgggccgcggggggcgagcgggggggcggggcggggcggggcggggcggggcggagggggcgcggCCGCCGTCCCAGTGGCCCACACCCTCCTCCCGCAGCTCTTCGCCGCGCTGGCCCGCGGCTGCTGCCCCAGCCTCCGCCACCTGGACGCCTCGAGGAACGTCTTCTCCCGCAC GAAGTCCCGGGCTGCGCCCGCCGCGCTGCAGCGCTTCCTCAGCCGCGCGGGGACGCTCCGGCACCTGGGCCTGGCGGGCTGCAGGCTGCCGCCCGACGCGCTCAG GGCCCTTTTGGAAGGCCTCGCGCTCAACACGCACACGGGCGacctgcacctggacctcagcGCCTGTGAG CTGCGCTCAGCCGGCGCTCAGGTGATACAGGACCTGGTGTGTGACGCCGGCGCCGTGAGCTCCCTGGATTTGGCCGATAATG GCTTCGGCTCAGACATGGTGACCCTGGTGCTGGCCATCGGGAGGAGTCGGTCCCTGCGACATGTGGCACTTGGAAGGAACTTCAACGTCCGGTGCAA GGAGACCCTGGACGACGTCCTGCACCGGATTGTCCAGCTCATGCAGGATGACGACTGT CCCTTGCAGTCTCTGTCCGTGGCTGAGTCGCGGCTAAAGCAGGCCTCTAGCGTCCTGCTCCGGGCCCTGGGCACCAATCCCAACCTGACGGCGCTGGACATCAGCGGCAACGCCATGGGTGACACCGGCGCCAAAATGCTGGCCAAGGCACTTCGGGTCAACACCAGGCTCCG GTCTGTGGTCTGGGACCGGAACCACACGTCTGCCCTGGGCCTGCTGGACGtggcgcaggccctggagcagaaCCGCAGCCTAAAGGCCATGCCTCTGCCACTGAACGACGTGGCCCAGGCACATCGCAGCCGCCCTGAACTGACCGCCCGCGCAGTGCATCAG ATCCAAGCCTGTCTTTTGAGGAATAACCGTGCGGACCATGCCTCTTCTGACCGCATGCCCCGTCCGCGGCCACCTGGTCTGGTCTCAGACCCCTCAGAGCAG GAAGTGAATGAACTGTGTCAGTCAGTGCAGGAGCACATGGAGCTcctgggctgtggggctgggccTCAGGGTGAAGCTGCTGTGCACCAGGCAGAGGATGCCATCCAAAATGCCAACTTCTCTCTCAGT ATCCTCCCAATTCTGTATGAGGCTGGGAGCTCCCCAAGTCACCAGTGGCAGCTGCGGCAGAAGCTGGAGGGCCTCTTAGGACAGGTGGGTGAGGTCTGCCGCAAGGATATTCAG GACTTCACTCAGGCCACACTGGACACAACAAGAAGCCTCTGCCCACAGATGCTACAGGGACCCAGGTGGAGGGAGCAGCTAGAGGGGGTCCTGGTGGGCTCAAGGGGCCTCCCAGAGCTGCTTCCAGAGCACCTACTACAAGATGCCTTCACTAGGCTCAG ggATATGCGGCTGTCAGTTACAGGGACCTTGGCAGAGAGCATTGTGGCTCAGGCTCTGGAGGGGCTGAATGCAGCCCGGGATCGGCTG GTAGAGAATCTGGCTCGGCAGGCAACAGTGGCAATGCCTCTTGCTATACCAGCGCTGGATGGAGGTGAGACCAGCCCCCTTGGGCCTGGGGAATTGGAAGGTCTTTTCTTCCCTGAGGAGGTGAAGGAAAAGCAAGAGGATGAAGAAGAGCAGAAG GATGACAGTCCTCCACAAAAATGGCCTGAGTCCAGCCAGTGCCTTCATTTGGTTCCCTCCACTCACA GTGCTGCTGAGGAACCGGAGCCCGAGCTGGCGGCTCCGGGGGAAGATGCGGAGCCGCAGGCGGGGCCTTCTGCGCGTGGCTCTccgagccccgccgcccccgggccccaggccgGCCCACTGCCTCGCATGGACCTGCCACCCTCTGGACAACCCCTGCGCCATCCGACCCGGGCCCGGCCGCGGCCACGGCGCCAGCACCACCACCGGCCGCCGCCGGGGGGCCCCCAG gtgcccccagccctGCCGCAGGAAGGGAATGGGCTCAGTGCCCGCGTGGACGAGGGCGTGGAGGAATTCTTCTCCAAAAGGCTGATCCAGCAGGATCGCCT CTGGGTCCCTGAAGAGGACCCGGCCAACGAGGGGGGTGCCACCCCTGTCCCTCGTACACTGCGAAAGAAGCTGGGTACCCTCTTTGCCTTCAAGAAGCCTCGTTCAACACGGGGGCCACGACCTGATCTAGAGACCAGCCCTGGGGCAGCTCCCCGCACTCGAAAGACCACACTTGGAGACCTGTTGCGGCCACCAGCCCGTCCTGGCCGTGGTGAGGAGCCTGGTGGGGCTGAGGGGGGCACCAGCAGCCCTGACCCTGCCCGCAGGAGCCGGCCTCGTTATACTCGGGAAAGCAAAGCCTATTCAATGATACTGCTACCtgctgaagaggaggaggaaacactGGGGGCCAGACCTGACAAG CGACGGCCCCTGGAGCGGGGAGACACAGAGCTGGCCCCATCTTTTGAACAGCGGGTCCAAGTGATGCTGCAGAGGATTGGTGTGAGCAGAAGCAGCGGGAGTGCCGAAGGCAAGAGGAAGCAA AGCAAGGATGGAGAGATCAAGAAGGCTGGCTCAGATG GTGACATTATGGACAGTTCCACAGAGGCCCCTCCCATCTCCATCAAGTCCCGCACCCACTCCGTGTCTGCTG ACCCCTCATGCAGACCTGGTCCAGGGGGTCAAGGTCCTGAGTCTACCAGCTGGAAGACACTGGGGCAGCAGCTGAATGCAGAGCTCAGGGGCCGTGGTTGGGGCCAACAGGATGGTCCGGGCCCCCCCTCTCCttgtcccagccccagcccacgAAGAGCCAGCCCCTCCCCAGACAGCCTGGGCCTCCCAGAGGACCCTTGCTTGGGCCCCAGGAATGAAG ATGGCCAACTGAGGCCGAGGCCTCTCTCAGCAGGGCGACGAGCAGTGTCTGTGCATGAGGACCAGCTCCAGGCCCCTGTTG AACGGCCCCTGCGGCTGCAGCGCTCCCCTGTCCTCAAGCGGAGGCCGAAGCTCGAGGCGCCCTCCTCTCCAAGCCTCG GATCTGGCCTTGGAACCCAACCTCCACCCCCACAGCCTACAGAGCCCTCCAGCCCCGAGccaacccccccctccccagccacagACCAAAGAGGCGGCGGCCCCAACCCCTga